One genomic window of Aliiroseovarius sp. M344 includes the following:
- a CDS encoding LysE family translocator: protein MLQTTIALILFLAPLAYSPGPGNMVFAAMGARLGLRATMRANLGYHAATWIVTLAVGLGFSALIDMAPTAFSALRLAGVAYVAWLAWTFLQAGLSGHGRDAVGIGAIGGALLLVFNPKAYVIIALMFSQFLAAFPMPGVSTVIWIATVFALNNFIAFLLWTVVGDQILARFRSPAHARWLNSVFAVILGAVAVWMFFAGQIGV, encoded by the coding sequence ATGCTGCAAACGACAATCGCGTTGATCCTGTTTCTGGCCCCTCTGGCCTATAGCCCCGGACCCGGAAACATGGTTTTCGCGGCGATGGGGGCTCGGTTGGGGTTGCGGGCGACAATGCGCGCCAATCTGGGCTACCACGCTGCCACCTGGATTGTGACCCTTGCCGTTGGGCTGGGGTTTTCGGCGCTGATAGATATGGCCCCCACGGCGTTTTCAGCGCTTCGGTTGGCAGGGGTTGCCTATGTGGCATGGTTGGCGTGGACGTTCTTGCAAGCGGGTTTGTCAGGCCACGGGCGCGATGCGGTTGGGATTGGGGCGATTGGTGGCGCGCTACTTTTGGTGTTCAACCCCAAAGCCTATGTCATCATCGCCTTGATGTTCAGTCAGTTTCTGGCGGCCTTTCCGATGCCCGGTGTCTCGACCGTGATTTGGATCGCGACGGTTTTCGCTCTGAACAACTTCATCGCCTTCCTTCTTTGGACCGTGGTGGGGGATCAGATATTGGCACGCTTCAGAAGCCCCGCCCATGCCCGCTGGCTTAACAGCGTATTCGCCGTGATCCTTGGCGCTGTAGCGGTGTGGATGTTTTTCGCGGGCCAGATCGGGGTTTGA
- the ftsH gene encoding ATP-dependent zinc metalloprotease FtsH produces the protein MGNARNFAFWIVLFLLILALFNLFSNGQAGLAASQVSYSEFVTSVEGDEVKTATIDGEKVIYQSADGKMYQTVVPRDAEVSNLLLDKGVELKAEPQQQSGFMSLMTLLLPVILLIGFWFFMMNRMQGRGGGGAMGFGKSKAKMLTEREGRVTFDDVAGIDEAKEELEEIVEFLRNPQKFSRLGGQIPKGALLVGPPGTGKTLLARAIAGEAGVPFFTISGSDFVEMFVGVGASRVRDMFEQAKKNAPCIVFIDEIDAVGRSRGAGYGGGNDEREQTLNQLLVEMDGFEANEGVIILAATNRRDVLDPALLRPGRFDRQVTVPNPDIKGREKILGVHARKVPLGPDADMRIIARGTPGMSGADLANLVNEAALMAARIGRRFVTMEDFENAKDKVMMGAERRSMVLTDDQKEKTAYHEAGHAVVGLTLPQCDPVYKATIIPRGGALGMVVSLPEIDRLNWHRSECEEKLAMTMAGKAAEIIKYGEDNVSNGPAGDIQQASGLARAMVMRWGMSDKVGNIDYAEAAEGYSGNTAGFSVSAHTKELIEEEVKRFIQTGYETAFKILTEKKAEWENLAQGLLEYETLTGEEIARVMKGDPPTKSEDDDTPDEGNAPSLTAIPKTKPRTKPAGDGDLEPEPSA, from the coding sequence TTGGGCAACGCGAGAAATTTCGCTTTCTGGATCGTTCTGTTCCTGTTGATCCTGGCCTTGTTCAACCTGTTCTCGAACGGGCAAGCAGGGTTGGCAGCATCGCAGGTCAGCTATTCGGAATTTGTGACGTCTGTCGAAGGGGACGAGGTTAAGACCGCGACCATCGACGGTGAAAAAGTTATTTATCAATCAGCAGATGGAAAGATGTATCAGACCGTCGTTCCGCGTGACGCGGAGGTGTCAAACCTGCTGCTTGATAAGGGTGTCGAACTGAAAGCTGAACCGCAACAGCAGTCGGGCTTCATGAGCCTTATGACATTGCTTCTGCCGGTGATCCTGCTGATCGGGTTCTGGTTCTTCATGATGAACCGGATGCAGGGTCGCGGGGGCGGTGGGGCCATGGGCTTTGGTAAATCCAAAGCCAAGATGCTGACCGAACGTGAAGGCCGGGTAACCTTCGACGATGTGGCGGGCATTGATGAGGCCAAGGAAGAGTTGGAAGAGATTGTCGAATTCCTGCGCAACCCGCAGAAATTCAGCCGCCTTGGCGGTCAGATTCCGAAAGGTGCACTACTGGTTGGACCTCCGGGCACCGGTAAAACGCTGCTGGCGCGCGCGATTGCGGGCGAGGCCGGTGTGCCCTTCTTCACCATCTCTGGCTCGGATTTCGTCGAGATGTTTGTCGGCGTCGGCGCAAGTCGCGTCCGTGACATGTTCGAACAAGCCAAGAAAAACGCGCCTTGTATCGTCTTTATCGATGAGATTGATGCCGTGGGCCGCTCGCGTGGCGCAGGCTACGGTGGTGGTAACGACGAACGCGAACAGACGCTGAACCAACTATTGGTCGAAATGGACGGGTTCGAGGCCAATGAGGGTGTGATCATCCTTGCGGCCACTAACCGTCGTGATGTTTTGGATCCAGCCCTGCTGCGTCCGGGCCGCTTTGACCGTCAGGTTACTGTACCCAACCCCGACATCAAAGGCCGCGAAAAAATTCTGGGCGTCCATGCCCGCAAAGTTCCGCTGGGCCCAGATGCCGACATGCGCATTATCGCGCGTGGCACGCCGGGCATGTCCGGTGCTGATCTGGCCAACCTTGTGAACGAAGCCGCCCTGATGGCTGCGCGTATTGGTCGCCGCTTTGTGACCATGGAAGATTTCGAGAACGCGAAAGACAAGGTCATGATGGGGGCCGAGCGACGCTCGATGGTCCTGACGGACGACCAAAAGGAAAAGACAGCCTATCACGAGGCTGGACATGCCGTGGTTGGCCTGACGCTGCCGCAATGTGACCCGGTCTATAAGGCGACGATCATTCCGCGCGGTGGTGCGTTGGGGATGGTCGTGTCGCTTCCCGAGATCGACCGCCTGAACTGGCATCGTTCCGAATGTGAAGAAAAGCTTGCCATGACCATGGCCGGTAAAGCTGCCGAAATCATCAAGTATGGTGAAGATAACGTCTCGAACGGGCCTGCAGGTGATATCCAGCAAGCCTCAGGTCTGGCGCGCGCCATGGTGATGCGTTGGGGCATGTCCGACAAGGTTGGCAATATCGACTATGCCGAAGCGGCCGAGGGGTATTCGGGCAACACGGCTGGTTTCTCGGTGTCGGCGCATACCAAAGAGCTGATCGAGGAAGAAGTGAAGCGCTTCATCCAAACCGGGTACGAGACCGCGTTCAAGATCCTGACCGAAAAGAAAGCGGAATGGGAAAACCTTGCGCAAGGGCTTTTGGAGTACGAAACCCTGACCGGCGAAGAGATCGCGCGGGTTATGAAGGGCGATCCCCCGACAAAAAGCGAAGACGACGACACGCCGGATGAAGGCAATGCACCATCCCTCACGGCGATTCCCAAGACCAAGCCGCGGACCAAGCCGGCAGGCGATGGCGATTTGGAGCCTGAACCGTCCGCTTGA
- the tilS gene encoding tRNA lysidine(34) synthetase TilS: MTPDADLADALHRVRAGGPVLRLGVAVSGGGDSMALLRLAKNWCSAHGAALFAATVDHRLRPDAADEAQLVHDTCASLSVQHETLVWQNSPEGNLQDAARRARYDLLAEWAKRLKLDAVLLGHTADDQAETFVMRLARGSGVDGLATMRSDWRDRGVQWMRPLLATDRATLRNVLVKLGQHWVEDPSNDDTQFDRVRVRQAMQQLSHIGLDRARLTETADRMAGARDALSWLAHDSARRIAQVQGGDVHFAREDFGKLPTETRHRLLAHAINYVSSTPYRPRYTALCALENDVLSGKTRTLQGCLISRTSDGLVIGRELNAVASTQSHPGALWDGRWVLQAPDAAKVQDLLVKPLGDGITQCENWRDAGLTRTTLMAGPALWHQDQVIAAPLAGFGEMKLLLRLPDTEEFLSTILSH, from the coding sequence ATGACGCCTGACGCTGATCTGGCAGACGCCCTGCATCGGGTCCGCGCAGGCGGGCCCGTTTTGCGTTTGGGTGTTGCCGTATCGGGCGGGGGTGACAGCATGGCGCTTTTGCGGCTTGCGAAAAACTGGTGCAGCGCGCATGGAGCCGCACTGTTTGCGGCGACGGTCGACCATCGGTTGCGACCTGACGCAGCGGACGAGGCGCAATTGGTGCATGATACCTGTGCGAGTCTGAGTGTGCAGCACGAGACATTGGTATGGCAGAACAGCCCCGAAGGAAATCTGCAGGATGCCGCCCGCCGGGCCCGCTATGACCTGCTTGCCGAATGGGCAAAGCGGCTGAAGCTTGATGCGGTCCTGTTGGGCCACACAGCGGATGATCAGGCAGAGACATTTGTCATGCGGCTTGCGCGTGGGTCGGGCGTGGATGGTTTGGCCACCATGCGCTCCGACTGGAGGGACCGGGGGGTGCAGTGGATGCGACCTCTTTTGGCCACTGACCGGGCGACCTTGCGCAACGTGTTGGTTAAACTCGGGCAACACTGGGTCGAGGATCCGTCGAACGATGACACGCAGTTTGATCGGGTCCGGGTGCGGCAAGCGATGCAGCAATTGTCGCATATCGGACTGGATCGTGCACGGTTGACCGAAACGGCGGACCGGATGGCAGGCGCGCGCGATGCCTTGTCGTGGTTGGCACATGATTCCGCGCGAAGGATTGCGCAGGTGCAAGGCGGCGATGTGCATTTCGCGCGGGAAGATTTCGGCAAACTGCCGACCGAAACGCGCCATCGGCTGTTGGCACATGCTATCAATTATGTGTCTTCGACACCTTACCGGCCGCGATATACCGCCCTGTGTGCTTTGGAAAACGATGTTTTGTCAGGGAAAACCCGCACGTTGCAGGGCTGTCTTATCTCGCGCACATCCGACGGGCTTGTGATCGGGCGCGAGCTGAATGCAGTGGCATCGACCCAGTCGCACCCCGGTGCGCTTTGGGATGGGCGCTGGGTACTGCAAGCGCCGGACGCGGCTAAGGTGCAGGATTTGCTGGTGAAACCGCTGGGGGACGGCATCACTCAGTGTGAAAACTGGCGCGATGCCGGGTTGACCCGGACCACCCTGATGGCTGGCCCAGCCCTTTGGCACCAGGACCAAGTGATCGCCGCCCCGCTTGCCGGATTTGGCGAAATGAAGCTGCTTTTGCGCTTGCCTGACACAGAAGAATTCCTATCAACGATTTTATCGCATTGA
- the ybgF gene encoding tol-pal system protein YbgF, with the protein MLRFPRLTAAALSLSIALVASASAQDRAQSLADIRQEMSILYVEVQKLRTELSTTGAANVATGSGSLTERIAVIESELSRLTGQTEQLEFRINSIVKDGTNRLGDLEFRLVELEGGDVSKLGETSTLGGGEVPVGPVAAPEPAQPLATELAVGEKQDFDAAGAALEAGDFDAAAALYETFIETYPGGPLTAEAHFQRGEALTGQGDIKSAARSYLNAFSGAPNSDRAPDALFRLGNALGALGQISEACATLSEVGKRFPGTPAVDDAQAARASLGCQ; encoded by the coding sequence ATGTTGCGTTTCCCCCGACTGACCGCCGCCGCCCTAAGCCTGTCGATTGCGTTGGTGGCTTCGGCCTCAGCGCAGGACCGCGCACAATCTCTTGCCGATATCCGGCAAGAGATGTCGATCCTGTATGTCGAAGTTCAGAAACTCAGGACAGAGCTGTCCACCACGGGGGCGGCAAATGTCGCAACCGGGTCCGGCAGCTTGACCGAGCGGATCGCCGTGATCGAAAGCGAATTGTCGCGTCTGACCGGTCAGACCGAACAGCTGGAATTCCGCATCAACTCGATCGTTAAGGATGGCACGAACCGCCTTGGCGATCTTGAGTTCCGCTTGGTCGAATTGGAAGGTGGCGACGTCTCGAAACTTGGCGAAACCTCAACCCTTGGCGGGGGAGAGGTTCCAGTAGGGCCTGTCGCCGCCCCGGAACCCGCACAACCCTTGGCAACCGAGCTTGCCGTGGGTGAGAAGCAGGATTTCGACGCCGCCGGCGCCGCGTTAGAGGCAGGGGATTTCGATGCCGCTGCCGCGCTTTACGAAACCTTCATTGAAACCTATCCCGGTGGGCCACTGACAGCCGAAGCGCATTTCCAGCGTGGAGAGGCTTTGACGGGGCAGGGTGACATCAAATCTGCGGCGCGGTCATATCTGAACGCCTTTTCCGGCGCTCCCAACAGCGACCGAGCGCCTGATGCGTTGTTCCGGTTGGGCAATGCTCTGGGCGCATTGGGGCAGATTTCCGAAGCCTGTGCGACATTGAGCGAAGTTGGAAAACGGTTCCCCGGCACGCCAGCGGTCGACGATGCGCAAGCGGCGCGGGCCAGCCTTGGGTGCCAATGA
- the pal gene encoding peptidoglycan-associated lipoprotein Pal, with the protein MNRFAMATLVVGAMALSACSKDRLGDEYGTAGLGSDYVAGSPSDPKSPAYFQQTIGDRVLFAVDQSSLNPEGADLLTKQAAWLMENTAYTAVIEGHADEQGTREYNLALGARRASTVQNYLIERGVAPNRLQTVSYGKERPLEICSDELCYSKNRRAVTVLAAGAATS; encoded by the coding sequence ATGAACCGTTTTGCAATGGCTACGCTGGTTGTGGGTGCTATGGCGCTTTCAGCCTGCTCAAAAGACCGCTTGGGCGACGAATATGGCACTGCCGGACTGGGCAGTGACTATGTGGCGGGCAGCCCGTCTGACCCCAAATCACCCGCGTATTTCCAACAAACCATCGGGGATCGCGTGCTGTTTGCTGTCGATCAATCCTCGCTTAATCCGGAAGGTGCAGACCTTTTGACCAAGCAGGCCGCATGGCTGATGGAAAACACCGCTTATACCGCGGTGATCGAAGGGCACGCAGATGAACAAGGCACGCGAGAATACAACCTCGCACTGGGCGCGCGTCGCGCCTCGACCGTGCAGAATTACCTGATTGAACGTGGCGTGGCCCCGAACCGCCTGCAAACAGTCAGCTATGGCAAGGAACGCCCGCTTGAGATTTGTTCAGATGAGCTTTGCTATTCCAAGAACCGCCGGGCTGTGACAGTTCTGGCCGCTGGCGCGGCCACAAGCTGA
- the tolB gene encoding Tol-Pal system beta propeller repeat protein TolB: protein MIVAAASVLGLSRPAEAQGPLRIEITDGVIEPLPFAVPDFQDENGAAGEYASSIARVVAADLAGTGLFREIPADAFVSGVTSFASPVAYADWKAINAQALITGAVSASGDSINVKFRVYDVFSGQPLGEGLQFSGSIGSWRRVAHKVADIVYSRITGESGYFDSRVVFVAETGPKNAKRKRLAVMDYDGANVQYLTDSSALVLAPRFSPTGDRVLYTSYETGFPQVYVLDVATVGRQVLSQQQGTMTFAPRFSPDGRTVVYSLSSGGNTDIYAMDINGGNPRRLTSTPSIETAPSFSPDGSQIVFESDRSGTPQLYVMPAGGGEAARISFGQGRYGTPVWSPRGDLIAFTKQNAGRFHIGVMRTDGSEERLLTASFLDEGPTWAPNGRVIMFTRESQGATGAPSLYSVDISGRNLRRVVTEGAASDPAWSPLLK, encoded by the coding sequence ATGATTGTGGCCGCCGCCAGCGTGCTTGGACTGAGCCGACCGGCTGAGGCTCAAGGGCCATTGCGGATCGAAATCACTGATGGTGTGATCGAGCCCTTGCCATTCGCGGTCCCTGATTTTCAGGACGAGAATGGCGCGGCTGGCGAATATGCAAGCTCCATCGCGCGCGTGGTGGCAGCCGATCTGGCGGGCACCGGGCTGTTTCGCGAAATCCCGGCCGACGCGTTCGTGTCGGGCGTCACAAGCTTTGCTAGCCCGGTCGCCTATGCCGATTGGAAGGCGATCAATGCGCAGGCTTTGATCACCGGCGCGGTGTCCGCGTCTGGTGACAGCATCAATGTCAAATTCCGCGTCTATGACGTGTTTTCGGGCCAACCTCTGGGTGAGGGGCTTCAGTTTTCGGGGTCCATTGGGTCATGGCGCCGTGTGGCACATAAGGTCGCCGACATCGTCTATAGCCGCATCACCGGCGAAAGCGGCTATTTTGACAGCCGCGTCGTGTTTGTCGCGGAAACCGGCCCGAAAAATGCAAAGCGCAAGCGGCTTGCGGTCATGGATTACGACGGCGCGAATGTTCAATATCTGACCGACAGTTCGGCGCTGGTGTTGGCCCCGCGCTTCTCGCCGACCGGCGACAGGGTGCTTTACACCAGTTATGAGACCGGCTTCCCGCAGGTATATGTTCTGGATGTCGCCACGGTCGGGCGTCAGGTTTTGTCACAGCAGCAAGGCACGATGACCTTTGCGCCGCGCTTTTCGCCAGACGGTCGAACGGTCGTCTATTCCTTGTCCTCAGGGGGCAACACCGACATTTATGCGATGGACATCAACGGCGGCAATCCGCGTCGCTTGACGTCGACCCCGTCCATCGAAACTGCGCCCAGCTTTTCACCGGACGGCAGCCAGATCGTTTTTGAAAGCGACCGGTCCGGCACACCGCAGCTTTACGTCATGCCTGCTGGCGGTGGCGAAGCGGCGCGGATCAGCTTCGGGCAAGGGCGTTACGGCACTCCCGTCTGGTCGCCGCGCGGCGATCTGATCGCTTTCACCAAGCAAAATGCCGGCCGCTTCCACATTGGTGTCATGCGCACGGATGGATCAGAGGAACGGCTTTTAACAGCCTCGTTCCTGGATGAAGGCCCAACCTGGGCACCCAATGGTCGGGTGATTATGTTTACCCGTGAAAGCCAAGGGGCGACGGGCGCACCGTCATTGTATTCGGTCGACATCTCGGGCCGCAATTTGCGACGGGTGGTCACCGAAGGCGCAGCGTCAGACCCGGCGTGGTCGCCTCTGTTGAAATAA
- a CDS encoding copper homeostasis protein CutC, with protein MMPRKLEVCVDTIDGAIAAQAGGADRMELCAALSEGGLTPSTGLMVAAAGLGVPSYAMIRPRCGLFVYSEAEIQVMLDDIAAVKEADLAGVVLGAQNPDGTLDTRVLGRLLAAAEGLGATLHRVIDIVPDPLAALEQAIALGFERVLTSGGAAAAVEGTEMIRAMVQQAAGRITIMPGSGLTEDNISDFVAQTGVVEVHASCAVTASEGERFSNFSPHGGRKETCKNRVKQMKRELGA; from the coding sequence ATGATGCCTCGCAAATTGGAAGTCTGTGTGGATACGATCGACGGGGCCATCGCGGCGCAAGCTGGCGGGGCAGACCGGATGGAGCTGTGCGCTGCATTGTCCGAAGGGGGACTGACGCCATCGACCGGGCTGATGGTTGCGGCAGCGGGGCTGGGCGTCCCGTCCTACGCGATGATCCGACCCCGGTGTGGTTTGTTTGTCTATTCAGAAGCGGAGATCCAGGTCATGCTGGATGATATCGCCGCCGTAAAAGAAGCGGATCTGGCCGGGGTTGTCCTTGGCGCACAGAATCCTGACGGCACATTGGACACCCGTGTGCTGGGACGTCTTCTGGCCGCTGCGGAAGGGCTGGGGGCAACGCTGCATCGCGTGATCGATATTGTGCCGGATCCGTTGGCGGCGCTGGAACAGGCGATTGCGCTGGGATTTGAACGCGTATTGACGTCGGGCGGGGCTGCGGCGGCGGTTGAAGGCACCGAAATGATCCGCGCCATGGTCCAGCAAGCGGCTGGTCGGATCACCATAATGCCCGGTAGCGGGCTGACAGAAGACAATATTTCTGATTTCGTGGCGCAGACGGGGGTTGTCGAAGTACATGCTTCTTGCGCTGTTACTGCGTCCGAAGGGGAGAGGTTTTCAAATTTCTCCCCTCACGGTGGACGCAAAGAAACCTGTAAGAACCGAGTGAAACAAATGAAGAGGGAATTGGGCGCATGA
- a CDS encoding ExbD/TolR family protein — protein MGAGVQQSGGADRRARRGRRRGKHRRVMAEINITPFVDVMLVLLIIFMVAAPLMVVGVPVELSKTAAKSLDAPDEDPLAITITEDGQVFLQTAEIARDELITKLRAVAAERTDNKVFLRADGQVEWDAIAQIMGALNAAGFTSIGFVTEGGGPSLTGTDN, from the coding sequence ATGGGTGCGGGTGTGCAACAAAGCGGGGGGGCGGATCGACGCGCCCGTCGCGGGCGTCGTCGTGGCAAGCATCGCCGGGTCATGGCAGAAATCAACATCACACCCTTCGTGGACGTGATGCTGGTGCTGCTGATCATTTTCATGGTGGCCGCGCCGTTGATGGTCGTGGGCGTGCCCGTCGAACTGTCGAAAACAGCCGCCAAATCGCTGGATGCGCCTGATGAAGATCCGCTGGCGATCACCATCACCGAAGATGGCCAGGTTTTCCTGCAAACTGCAGAGATTGCGCGGGACGAGCTGATCACCAAACTGCGCGCCGTGGCCGCAGAACGCACCGACAACAAGGTGTTCCTGCGCGCTGACGGGCAGGTGGAATGGGATGCGATCGCCCAAATCATGGGCGCGCTGAACGCGGCGGGTTTCACGTCGATCGGATTTGTGACCGAAGGTGGCGGCCCAAGCCTGACCGGCACGGACAACTAG
- the tolQ gene encoding protein TolQ: METETLQAAAEIDFSFLALFLRATFTVKLVMLLLIVASIWSWAIIITKHMAFRRARSDAEAFDRKFWSGEPLDELFDQIGPTPSGSAEKVFSSGMLEWRRSHRADGGLIANAQSRIDRSMDVAIAKQGEELNNGLSFLATVASTAPFVGLFGTVWGIMNAFIEIAQQQNTNLAVVAPGIAEALLATGLGLLAAIPAAVFYNKLSVDSDNILAGYEAFADEFATILSRQLDS, from the coding sequence ATGGAAACGGAAACGCTTCAGGCGGCGGCGGAGATCGATTTCTCCTTCCTCGCCCTTTTTCTTCGCGCAACTTTCACGGTCAAGTTAGTGATGCTGCTATTGATAGTGGCGTCCATTTGGTCGTGGGCAATCATCATTACAAAACACATGGCGTTCCGGCGGGCCCGCTCGGACGCCGAAGCGTTTGATCGGAAATTCTGGTCGGGCGAGCCGCTGGACGAGCTTTTTGACCAGATCGGGCCGACCCCCAGCGGATCAGCGGAAAAGGTCTTTTCGTCGGGCATGCTGGAATGGCGGCGCAGCCACCGGGCCGATGGCGGTCTGATTGCAAACGCGCAATCGCGGATCGACAGGTCGATGGATGTGGCAATTGCCAAGCAGGGTGAAGAGCTGAACAACGGGCTGAGCTTTCTGGCGACCGTGGCGTCAACAGCACCCTTCGTTGGGCTGTTCGGCACCGTTTGGGGCATCATGAATGCCTTTATCGAAATCGCACAGCAGCAAAACACCAACCTGGCCGTTGTGGCCCCCGGTATTGCCGAGGCCCTTCTGGCCACGGGTCTTGGGCTTCTGGCCGCGATCCCGGCGGCAGTTTTTTACAACAAGTTGAGCGTGGACAGCGACAACATTCTGGCTGGATACGAAGCCTTCGCAGACGAGTTTGCCACCATCCTCAGCCGTCAGCTGGACAGCTGA
- the ybgC gene encoding tol-pal system-associated acyl-CoA thioesterase, translating into MHRFPIRVYYEDTDMAGIVYYANYLRYIERARSDWVREIGIDQNAMREDGQVFAVRRVEADYLSSARFDEELQVETSVQQVTGARLVMEQVVKRGEERLFEAVVTIVCVTETGQPARLPANIRRLIH; encoded by the coding sequence ATGCACCGTTTTCCCATCCGCGTTTACTATGAAGACACCGACATGGCCGGGATCGTCTATTACGCCAATTACCTGCGCTATATTGAACGCGCCCGGTCCGATTGGGTGCGCGAGATAGGCATCGACCAAAATGCGATGCGCGAGGACGGACAGGTGTTCGCCGTGCGCCGGGTCGAAGCTGACTATCTGTCTTCGGCGCGTTTTGACGAAGAGTTGCAGGTTGAAACATCTGTTCAGCAGGTCACCGGCGCGCGTCTGGTGATGGAACAGGTTGTGAAACGCGGCGAAGAACGTTTGTTTGAAGCGGTTGTCACCATCGTTTGTGTGACAGAGACAGGCCAACCTGCGCGGCTTCCGGCAAATATCCGCCGCTTGATTCACTAA
- the thpR gene encoding RNA 2',3'-cyclic phosphodiesterase, translated as MRCFLALPLPDLLAGQLAGFAGRLRVGRALPEENIHLTLAFLDEQPLDALEDLHTELDLLRAPPATVDLAGLVPLGGAVPSVLAVNAHGVDGLRKQVMGAVRRAGITLPHRRFRGHVTLARLPRDPTAGDLSALGRALETHGAIRFDPVTLDTLSLYRSELRPDGARYERLADYPLRG; from the coding sequence ATGCGCTGCTTTCTGGCCCTTCCCTTGCCGGACCTTCTGGCCGGGCAACTTGCCGGATTTGCCGGACGCCTTCGGGTTGGGCGCGCGCTGCCCGAGGAAAACATCCACCTGACGCTGGCGTTCTTAGATGAACAACCGCTCGACGCCTTGGAAGACCTGCACACCGAGCTTGATCTGTTGCGCGCGCCGCCCGCAACCGTCGATCTGGCCGGTCTGGTGCCCTTGGGCGGGGCTGTGCCCTCGGTGCTCGCGGTCAACGCGCATGGGGTGGATGGGTTGCGCAAGCAGGTCATGGGGGCTGTGCGTCGCGCCGGAATCACGCTGCCACATCGGAGGTTTCGGGGTCACGTGACGTTGGCGCGATTGCCGCGCGATCCGACCGCAGGTGACCTGTCGGCTTTGGGTCGCGCGCTGGAAACCCATGGCGCGATCCGGTTTGATCCGGTGACCTTGGACACGCTGTCGCTCTATCGCTCGGAGTTGCGCCCGGACGGCGCGCGATATGAGCGGTTGGCAGACTATCCCCTTCGCGGCTAG
- the ruvB gene encoding Holliday junction branch migration DNA helicase RuvB, translating to MTASDPLNTPDPTLRPAPRPEDAEDVNRALRPQTLGDFIGQAEARANLRIFIESARKRGEAMDHVLFHGPPGLGKTTLAQIMARELGVNFRMTSGPVLAKAGDLAAILTNLEANDVLFIDEIHRLNPVVEEVLYPALEDFELDLVIGEGPAARTVRIELQPFTLVGATTRLGLLTTPLRDRFGIPVRLQFYSVDELHEIVTRNAVKLGAPADEDGAREIAKRARGTPRIAGRLLRRVVDFAVVEGDGRITRDLADNALTRLGVDHLGLDGADRRYLGLMAEHYGGGPVGIETLAAALSESRDALEEVIEPFLLQQGLIQRTPRGRMLGQIAWRHLGLTAPAPAPRGSGQGQLFDG from the coding sequence ATGACCGCCTCTGATCCCCTGAACACACCGGACCCTACGCTGCGACCGGCACCCCGCCCCGAAGACGCCGAGGACGTGAACCGCGCCCTGCGTCCGCAAACGCTGGGCGACTTTATCGGTCAGGCCGAGGCACGGGCCAATCTGCGCATCTTCATCGAAAGTGCACGCAAACGCGGCGAGGCGATGGACCACGTGCTGTTTCACGGCCCGCCGGGACTGGGCAAGACCACCTTGGCGCAGATCATGGCACGCGAATTGGGCGTGAACTTCCGCATGACCTCTGGCCCTGTGCTGGCCAAAGCGGGCGATCTGGCAGCGATCCTGACCAATCTGGAAGCCAATGACGTGTTGTTCATCGACGAGATTCACCGGCTCAATCCAGTGGTCGAGGAAGTGCTCTATCCCGCGCTGGAAGATTTCGAACTGGATCTGGTGATCGGTGAAGGTCCGGCGGCCCGCACTGTACGGATCGAGTTGCAGCCCTTCACGCTGGTGGGCGCGACGACGCGGTTAGGTCTTTTGACCACACCCCTGCGCGACCGGTTCGGTATCCCGGTGCGGCTGCAATTCTATTCCGTGGATGAGTTGCACGAGATCGTAACCCGCAACGCTGTCAAACTTGGCGCACCCGCCGATGAGGACGGCGCGCGCGAAATTGCAAAACGCGCCCGTGGGACGCCGCGCATCGCTGGGCGACTGTTGCGCCGCGTTGTCGATTTCGCGGTGGTCGAGGGCGACGGGCGCATCACTCGCGATTTGGCGGACAATGCGCTCACGCGGCTTGGCGTCGATCATTTGGGCCTTGATGGCGCGGATCGGCGGTATCTGGGTCTGATGGCCGAGCATTACGGTGGCGGGCCAGTTGGCATTGAAACACTGGCCGCAGCCCTTTCCGAAAGCCGCGATGCACTGGAGGAGGTGATCGAGCCGTTCCTGCTGCAACAAGGCTTGATTCAGCGCACGCCGCGCGGGCGGATGTTGGGCCAGATCGCATGGCGCCATCTTGGCCTGACCGCTCCCGCGCCCGCGCCGCGCGGGTCAGGGCAGGGACAACTTTTCGACGGTTAG